The proteins below come from a single Solea senegalensis isolate Sse05_10M linkage group LG2, IFAPA_SoseM_1, whole genome shotgun sequence genomic window:
- the LOC122758309 gene encoding tripartite motif-containing protein 16-like: protein MAGVQLHRETLSCSICLDLLKDPVALTCGHRFCMNCIKDQWDREDERRIYGCPQCRKIFMPRPNLLKNVLLADLVEKLKKTGLHAAPADHCYAGAEDVACDVCTGRKLKALKSCLDCLASYCEEHLQPHHQAPPLKKHKLVEPSKNLQENICPLHYKLMDLFCRTDQQCICYLCSVDEHKDHDMVSAAAERKQKQTELDLSQEEVQQRVQDIDRDVKVLQQEEKALTLSADKAVKDTDESFTEMMRLLQRRSSDVKQQIRSKQETEVRRVKVLQVKLQQELTKLKKREAELKQLSLTQDHNQFLLNYRSLLALSPSTHSYTVHVRPLRHFEDVTLPVANFRGLLHDVLTETWTNVSLAVARVDVLLTEPEPEPETRAEFLRYSQEIKLDPNTANKFLLLSEGNRKVTVTWVNQSYPHHTDRFTDLGQVMSEESLTGRCYWEVEWSGGGGVCVAVTYKNISRSGLDECRFGFNVKSWTLDCHHNSCSFIHNSIRTKVSDVKVSRVGVYLDHRAGLLSFYRVSDTMTLVHRVQTMFTQPLYAGVRFYSPGTTAELCTCNSNRLEFFQEQ, encoded by the coding sequence ATGGCAGGAGTTCAGCTGCACAGAGAAACCTTGTCTTGTTCCATCTGTTTGGATCTTCTGAAGGATCCGGTGGCTCTTACCTGTGGACACAGATTCTGTATGAACTGTATTAAAGACCAGTGGGAcagagaggatgagaggaggatCTACGGCTGCCCTCAGTGTAGGAAGATCTTTATGCCGAGGCCTAACCTgttaaaaaatgtcttgttagcagatttagtggagaagctgaagaagactggactccacgctgctcctgctgatcactgctatgctggagctgaagatgtggcctgtgatgtctGCACTGGCAGGAAACTGAAAGCTCTCAAGTCCTGTTTGGATTGTTTGgcctcttactgtgaggaacatctccagcctcatcATCAAGCACCTCCATTAAAGAAGCACAAGCTGGTGGAGCCGTCCAAGAACCTCCAGGAGAACATCTGCCCTCTTCACTATAAGTTGATGGACTTGTTCTGCCGCACTGATCAGCAGTGCATctgttatctctgctctgtggacgaacataaagaccacgacatggtctcagctgcagcagagaggaagcagaagcagaCAGAGCTGGATCTGAGTCAAGAAGAAGTCCAGCAGAGAGTCCAGGACATAGACAGAGACGTGAAGGTGCTTCAACAGGAGGAGAAGGCTCTCACACTCTCTGCTGATAAAGctgtgaaggacacagacgagagcttcactgagatgatgcgtctcctgcagagaagaagctctgacgtgaagcagcagatcagatccaaGCAGGAAACCGAGGTGAGACGAGTCAAAGTTCTTCAGGTGAAACTTCAGCAGGAGCTCACTaagctgaagaagagagaagctgaactgaagcagctctcactcacacaagaccacaaccagtttctcctcaactaCCGCTCACTGTTAGCACTCAGTCCATCGACACACTCGTACACCGTCCACGTCCGTCctctgagacactttgaggaTGTGACACTGCCTGTGGCAAACTTCAGAGGTCTACTGCATGACGTCCTGACCGAGACGTGGACAAACGTCTCACTGGCTGTGGCTCGAGTAGATGTTttactgacagaaccagaaccagaaccagagaccAGAGCTGAATTCCTCAGATATTCACAGGAAATCAaactggatccaaacacagcaaacaaatttCTGTTATTATctgagggaaacagaaaagtgacagtAACGTGGGTAAATCAGTCTTATCctcatcacacagacagattcactGATTTGGGTCAAGTGATGAGTGAAGAGAGTCTGACTGGACGttgttactgggaggtggagtggagcggaggaggaggagtttgtgtAGCAGTGACGTACAAGAACATCAGCAGATCAGGTTTAGATGAATGTAGATTTGGATTCAATGTCAAATCTTGGACTTTAGATTGTCACCACAACAGTTGTAGTTTCATTCACAACAGCATCAGAACTAAAGTCTCAGATGTTAAAGTCTCCAGAGTCGGAGTTTACCTGGACCACAGAGcaggtcttctgtccttctacagagtctctgacaccatgactctggtccacagagtccagaccatGTTCACTCAGCCTCTCTATGCTGGAGTTAGGTTTTATTCACCTGGAACCACAGCTGAGTTGTGTACTTGTAACTCAAATAGACTTGAGTTCTTTCAGGAGCAGtga
- the gbx2 gene encoding homeobox protein GBX-2: MSAAFSSSFMVMQRPLGSSTAFSIDSLIGGPPQQCSPGHFVYTGYPMFMPYRSVVLQPPPPPPPAAAAAPHSAAPHAAAGLQQPLSAHPHLQSGFCSSLAHGLTHGLTQSMALMAALPAGFSASPQQQNQNLDSARKFVFEKAQELRLEAEDKSFLAGKESTLQAFHDTDTTVLTSTGRGLSKDDSRDEDSARREDSFMDSDCDYSSDDNIKEDQGDGGGAGGPEEAQHLHGGSVSGGAGSGGGSGGKNRRRRTAFTSEQLLELEKEFHCKKYLSLTERSQIAHALKLSEVQVKIWFQNRRAKWKRVKAGNVNNKSGEPSRNPKIVVPIPVHVSRFAIRSQHQQMEQNRP; this comes from the exons ATGAGCGCAGCCTTCAGCTCGTCCTTCATGGTGATGCAGCGGCCGCTCGGAAGCTCCACCGCCTTCAGCATCGACTCTCTGATCGGCGGGCCGCCGCAGCAATGCAGCCCGGGACACTTCGTGTACACCGGTTACCCCATGTTCATGCCGTACCGCTCCGTGGTGCTGcagcctcctccacctcctccacctgctgctgccgccgctccTCACTCCGCTGCTCCTCACGCTGCTGCGGGGCTGCAGCAACCGCTGTCCGCTCACCCGCACCTGCAGAGCGGCTTCTGCTCCAGCCTGGCGCACGGACTGACGCACGGACTGACGCAGAGCATGGCGCTGATGGCGGCGCTTCCCGCGGGTTTCTCCGCGTCCCCGCAGCAGCAGAACCAGAACCTGGACTCCGCCAggaagtttgtgtttgaaaaggcGCAGGAGCTGCGGCTGGAGGCGGAGGACAAGAGTTTCCTGGCGGGGAAAGAGTCCACGCTGCAGGCTTTCCACGACACGGACACGACGGTGCTCACGTCCACAG GGAGAGGCCTGAGTAAAGACGACAGCAGGGACGAGGACAGCGCCCGCAGAGAGGACTCTTTCATGGACAGTGACTGCGACTACAGCTCTGACGACAACATCAAGGAGGACCAGGGAGacggaggaggagcaggaggtccGGAGGAGGCCCAGCACCTGCACGGAGGCTCCGTCTCCGGAGGCGCGGggagcggcggcggcagcggcgggaAGAACCGGCGGCGGCGGACGGCGTTCACGAGCgagcagctgctggagctggagaaagAGTTCCACTGTAAAAAGTACCTGTCGCTCACGGAGCGCTCACAGATCGCGCATGCGCTCAAACTCAGCGAGGTCCAGGTGAAGATCTGGTTCCAGAACCGACGCGCCAAATGGAAGCGGGTTAAAGCCGGAAACGTCAACAACAAGTCCGGGGAACCGTCCCGGAACCCAAAGATCGTGGTTCCGATCCCGGTGCACGTGAGCCGCTTCGCCATCAGGAGTCAGCACCAGCAGATGGAGCAGAACAGACCGTAG